The segment GAATTTTCAATTTCAACATCGGATGTTCCCGATCTTGTGCAGACGGCGCAAATTCTAAAAAACGAATGGGAAAGCATGGGAGCGAAAGTCAACGTCAAAATATTTGAAATAGGAGACCTTGAACAAAACGTCATCAGACCGAGAAAATACGATACCCTGCTTTTTGGCGAAATTCTGAACCGCGACCCCGACCTCTTCGCTTTCTGGCATTCTTCGCAGAGAAACGACCCCGGATTAAACATCGCGCTTTACGCCAATATTACGGCCGACAAACTGCTTGAAGAAGCCAGAACTATTTCCGACGCGGAGAAGCGGGAAGAAAAAAATATTAAATTTCAGAAAGAAATAAACAAAGACAAACCGGCAATTTTCCTTTATTCTCCCAATTTTCTCTATCTCGTTCCTTCATCTCTTGGCGGAATAAATTCCAAGTCAATAACAATTTCGTCGGAAAGATTTTCAGGAATAAATAACTGGTATCTGGAAACCAAAAAAGTATGGAAGATATTAGAGAAATAACAAAAAAACTTGCAGAAAATAAAACGGCTTCCGTAAGGCTTTTTGGAGATATGACGCCGGCGCTGCGCGAACCTTCCGCTGCCGCAGGAGAAAAAAGCGAAAAAATAGCGTATGAAATGTATCGGGCGGCTGAACCGGAAAAATACGAAAAAGAAACGAAAGAAAAAAATCTGCGCTATGATATCACCATTATTTCTCCGGAATCTTTTAACGCGGAATTATCAAAAACTTTCGGACATTATCATAAAAACAGGTTTACAGAGATAACCGAAGCCGCCGATGGAACCGCATGGTACTTGCTTCAGAAAAAAGGCTCCTCTGAAAAAATAATAGAAGAAGTTTATCTGGCGGAAGTGAAAGAAGGCGAAAAAATCATTTACCCCGTGGGTTTCGGACATATCACCATAAACCCTAACGAGAAAAAACTTTCGACTTCAAACTGGGTCAGCGTTAAAGCGGAATCGGATTACTCGGATTACGAAAAACTTCACGGAGGATGCTATTATGTTCTTCGCGAAAATGGAGAAATAATTTTTGAAAAAAATCCCAATTACGAGAAGGTTCCGGAAATCGTCAAATTAAGGCCGAAAGAAATTCCGGAGATGGGGATAGTATTCGACAAACCGCTTGTTTCTTATATTGAAAATCCGCAAACGCTTGATTTCCTGAGCAATATCGAAAAGTACAAAGATATTCTCACCATAGAAAAGTGTTTTGAAAAAATCTAAAAGTTCCTAATGCCGCGGCGGCGGAATTCCGAAAACCGACCAAAGCAGCCTTACGGGTCAAACTGCCAGAAGGGCGAGTGGTGCAATTGGCAGACACGTACGCTTCAGGAGCGTATGCCTTACGGCTTGAGGGTTCAAATCCCTCCTCGCCCACAGACAAAAAATTATCATTAAAAAGTTCGCGCTCTAGCGCGGACAAGTTAAAATTAACAATTATGGAAAAAACAAGAACAGCAAGAAAAATCTTTACCCGATTCCCTGCTTCAAAAAAGGCAAAGGACGACGGCGAAGGGCACATAAGAATAATCCCGCTGGGAGGAATGGAAGAAGTCGGAAGAAACATGATGGTTTTTGAATATTACAATCCGTCTTCCCCCTATCACGGAGAAATAGTAATCGTAGATATGGGTCTTCAGTTCCCGGAAGAAAACATGCCGGGAATAGACTTTATAATTCCCAATTCCGCATATCTTGAAACCAGAAAAAACAAGATAATGGGCGCGATTATCACGCACGGGCATTACGACCACATAGGCGCGGTTCCCTATCTCGCAAAAAAATTGGGGAATCCGACGATATACGCCGCGCCCCTCACAAAAGCGATAATCTTAAAACGCCAGGAGGAATTTCCCGATATGCAGAAACTTAACGTGAAAGAAATCACGAAAGACACTCATCTAAAACTCGGCGTTTTTGAAATAGAATTTTTCCACGTTAATCACAACATTTTTGACACGGTCGGCGTGGCGATAAAAACGCCGCTTGGCACCATAGTGCACACGGCCGATTTTAAATTCGACAATAGCCCCGTCGGCGACAAACCGGCCGATTACGCGAAGATGGCGCAGCTTTCTAGCGAAGGCGTTTTGCTTCTTATGTCCGACTCCACGAACGCCGAACAGCCCGGACATTCCATTTCGGAAAAGACGATCCAAGAAAATCTTGAACGCATTTTTGAACATTCAAAAGGAAGAATTATCACGGCCACGTTCGCTTCTCTTTTAAGCAGAGTCCAGCAAATAATACATCTGGCTGAAAAATACGGGAGAAAAGTGGCGCTCGACGGGTACTCGATGAAAACGAACGTTGCTATTGCCGGAGAACTGGGATATCTCAAAGCGAAAAAAAGCACTTTTATAGACTTGAAAGATTTTGATAATTATCCGGCGGATAAAGTCGTTCTTGTCGCGACGGGAGCGCAGGGCGAAGAAAACGCTTCGCTTATGAGGATAGCTCTGAGAGAACATAAATACGTGCGCCTTCACGAGGGAGACACCGTTATTTTTTCATCCTCTATAGTCCCGGGCAATGAACGTTCGGTTCAAATGTTAAAAGACGTAATCTACAAACAAGGCGCCGAAGTTTTCCATTACCAGATGATGGACATTCACGCCGGCGGACACGCCAAAGCCGAAGATTTAAAAATGATGATAAACCTGATGCGGCCGAAATTTTTCATACCCATCCAGGGAAATTATTATCTTTTGAAACTTCACGGGAATCTTGCCGAATCGGTCGGAATACCGAAAGAAAACATCGCGATTCCCGAAAACGGGCAGGTGGTGAAATTAAAAGAAGAAAAAATAGAACTCACGGAAGAAAAAGTTCCGGCAAATTATATTATGGTTGACGGACTCGGAGTTGGCGACGTAAAAGAAGTGGTTTTGCGCGACAGGCAAATGCTGGCGCAAGACGGAATTTTCGTCATAATCACCGCCATTGATTCCAGAGAAGGAAAAGTGAAAGGCTCACCGGATATAATTTCCCGCGGGTTCGTATATCTTAAAGAATCACAGGAACTTTTAAAACAAGTGCGTTATATCGTGCGGAAAATAGTTGAAGAATCTTCAAACATGCATCCCATAAACATCACTTTCGTAAAAGACCAGATGAAAGAGCGCATCGGCAAATTCTTGTTCCAAAAAACAAAGCGCAGGCCGATGGTACTGCCGGTGGTAATAGAGATATAACTTGACATTTTTCCTCTTTTAGTGTACATTTGAAAAAGAGATCCAACCAAAAAATTGAGGAGGAAAAACAGTGAAGAAAATTCTAATCTTAGGAGTCTTTTTTAACATCTGTCTAACTTGTATCTTTCAGCCGCCTTACGCGTCTGCGAAAGAAGACATGCTGTCTTTTGTAATAGTCTGCGACAAAAAAGACGGCGAATGCGAAGTTAAAATAGACAATGCGGTTTCGCGCTATCAAAACGTTGATGAATGCGTGAACGCCGTCTTTGAAAAGCTGAAAGAAAAGAAGAAAAAAATTAAAAACCACTGGGTTGTCCCTGTTTACACGAAAAAAATGGGACATGGATACTGTCTGGTGGTTGAATTAAAATAAACCGCCTCAATAAAATAATCCCCCGTCCTGGAAATTCCGGACACGGGGGTTTTTTATTTTCAGCGTTTCTTTTTCACTCCAGATATTTCAAAATTTCCGCCCTTTTTTCTTCTAAAATTTCTTCGCTATTCGTTTCAATCATCAGCCGTAAAATCGGCTCTGTTTTTGACGGCCTTAAATTGAACCACCAGCCGCCCTTATCGATATCCCCGTACTCCACCGTAATTCCGTCTATAAAATTCCGCCTGCCTTCCCCGTATTTTTCTTCCAGCTCCTTTTTTAATTCTTCCCAATTCTTGTCTTTTTTTAACGGAACATTTATTTCTCCTGAGTAATTATATTTCAAAAACGGGCGCGCCAATTCTGAAATTTTTTTGCCGGGATTTTTATCAAGCGCTTCCAATATGAACCTGAACGCCAAAAATGCCGAATCCGAAAAATTAAAGGATTTAAAATAATAATGTCCGGAATTTTCCGAAGAAAAATCCGCATTTTTTTCTCTCATCTCTTTTTCCACGTAAAAATGTCCGACTTTGCATCTTTCAATTTTAATTCCGCTATCCATAAAATATTCTTCAACGGCTTTTGAAGAAGTGATGCCAAAAAGAGCAAGGTTTCCTTTTTTAAGAATTTGCTCCGCAATAATTCCTCCTATCGCGTCAGCTCTTATGTTTTCCCCGTTTTCATCCAAAACTATGATTCTATCCCCATCCGCATCAAAAATGACTCCGAAATCGGCTTTTGTTTCCAAAATTTTTTCACGCGCGAAAGCCTGCGATTCTTCTTTTAAAGGATTAGGGTCATGTTTTTTAAAATCCGGGTCTGTTTCAAAAAAAATCGGTTCGGCTCTTATTCCAAACTTACGAACAAAATCCGGCAAAAAAAGCCCCGCTGTTCCGCCGGAAGCGTCAACGACAACTTTCAAATCTCTTTTTGCGCTAAATCCGGAAACAAGCCGCTCCATATATTTTTCTGACATTTTAATTTCGCTTCTCTTTCCCTCTTCAGCGGCTTTTTCCTCCCTGTTTTTGTAAAAATAATCTTTCATCTCTTCCCCGCCGATTGGCGCGGCGCAAGAAGCGACCAATTTTATGCCGTTATATTTTGCCGGAATATGGGAAGCGGTTATCATCGCGCCGCCTTCGGCTTTAATTTCGGAAACGGAAAAATAAAACATCGGCGTAGTGCAAACGCCGATATCCAAAACATCAAAACCCGCGCCAAGAACGCCTTTTATAAAAGATTCCGCAAGCGGCTTGGAGCTTGTTCTTGTGTCGCGCCCTATTATTATTTCTTTTTTGCTTAAATCGCCTTTTTCAGACAAAAAACCGGCAAAAGTTTTCCCCAGCAAGCAAAAAATGTCTTCGTTCACTTCTTCGGGATAAGCGCCTCTTATGTCGTAAGCGCCGAAAATTTTCGGATTGATATCCATCAAACGGTATTATAACATTAAAAACATGCGTATTGGAATCGTCGGGCTTCCCAATGTTGGAAAATCAACGCTGTTTGAAGCCATGACAAAAAAACAGGTAGACCGGCAAAACTATCCTTTTTGCACCATAGACCCCAATGTCGGAGTGGTGGCTGTTCCCGATGAGCGTGTGGATTTGCTTGAAAAACTTTCAGGCTCGGCTAAAAAGATTTATACGGTTATTGAATTCGTCGATATCGCCGGACTTGTAAAAGGCGCGGCCGAGGGCGAAGGCCTTGGAAACAAATTTCTGTCGCATATCCGCGAAACAGACGCGATTGTTTTTGTTTTGAGGGCTTTTTTAAACGACAAAATAATAAATACTCAGAACGAGATAAATCCGACGGCGGACAAAGAAATACTTGAAACCGAACTTATGCTTAAAGATTTGGAAACTTTGGAAAAACACATGCAAACGCTGGAAAAACAGAAAAGAGCCGGAAACAAAGACGCAATAAAAGAATGGGGTGTTTCGGAAAAAGCAAAAGACGCTCTTCAAAAAAGCCAGCCTCTCGCGGAAATCGCTTTAGATAAAGAAGAAAAAAAAATATTAGGCTCGCTTCAGCTTCTTTCTTTAAAACCGAAAATTTTCATCTTAAACGGAAAAGAAAACGAAGTTCCGGAAAACATTAAAAAAACTTTTGAAAACAGCGGCTGGACTTACCTTATTTTAGACATACTTACGGAATTTGAATCCGCGGGATTTTCAAAAGAAGAAAGGAAAGAGCTTGAGCTTCCCGAATCAACGATTGATAAGCTCATAAAAAAATCCTACGAACTTTTGGGTCTCATGACTTTTTTAACGACAGGAGAAGACGAAACACGCGCGTGGACGATAAAAACCGGCTCAACGGCTCCGCAGGCGGGCCGCGCCATACACTCCGACTTTGAAGAAAAATTCATAAGGGCGGAAGTGATAAATTGGAAAGATTTATTGGACTCGGGCGGCTATGGCGCGGCCCGCGAAAAAGGGCTGCTCCGCACCGAAGGCAAAAACTACATTGTCAAAGACGGAGACGTGATAGAATTTAAAATTTAGAAACAAGGGTTGCAAATACGGAAATCCGATGTTATCATGAGTCCAATGGAAAAAGAAACGCTCTCATACGAAATAGGATACATGTTCAAAGATTCGCTGGAAGGCGAAGAGCTTTTGGATTTTACGGAGAAAATCAGAAGCATCATAACTTCAAACAATTCCATTGTAATTTCCGAAGGAAAACCTAAAAAACAGCCTCTTGCCTACCCTATAAAAAACGAAAGCGACGGTGTTTTTAACTGGATAAAATTTCAGACCTCTCCGGATTCCATAAAAAAGATAGAAAACGAACTGAAGAAAGAAAATATGGTTCTTCGTTTTATAACGACAAAAAGCATGAAAGAAGAACCGGTAAAAGCCTCTGTCACGGCTTTCAAAAAGAAAATGCCGGAATTGGGTGAAAAGCCGGCGTCAGCCATTATCCATATTCCGGAATCGGAAGCCAAAAAAGAAGAACCCTCGGACAATAAAATCCAAGAAGAAGAGCTTGATAAAAAAATAGAGGAACTTTTAGGAGAAAGCGAAGTTCAAAAATAATATTGAAAAAGTTAGAATAAAAATATGAATCTCAACAAAGTGTTTATTATCGGAAACATGACTCGCGACCCGGAATTGCGCACTCTTCCTTCCGGCAGCGCGGTAGCGTCTTTCGGAGTAGCCACAAACAGGGTGTGGATAAACAAGACCGGAGAAAAACAGCAAGAAGTTCAATTCCACAACATCGTTGCCTTTGGAAAACAGGCGGAAATAGTAGCTCAATATCTTAAAAAAGGCGCCATGATATTGGTTGAAGGCAGACTTAATACCAGAAACTGGGAAGCCCAAGACGGAACGAAAAAAACACGAACCGAAATAGTTATGGAAAAAATGCAGATGGGCCCGAGAAGAGATGCCGAGTTTTCCGGAAACCGCAGCCAGGAAAATACAAGTAAAAATCCCGGCAAAACAGGAAACGACACCTTGGATACCATTGAATACCCGGATGAAAACGGAAATCCTGACGATATACCGTTTTAATTTAAATCATTAAAATTATGAAAAACTGCCATTTTTGCACAAACAACGTGAAAAAAATCGACTACAAAGACGCGGAGAACTTAAATAAGTTCTTAGACCACCAAGCGAAAATAATGCCCGCCAAAGAAACCGGGCTTTGCATCAAACATCAAAGGAGGCTGGCTCAAGCCATAAAACGCAGCCGCATGCTGGGACTGCTCCCCTTTGTAAGACATTAATTTTAGAAATTACAGGCCGGATAGCAATTATATTCTACCGGCCTTTTTCTATGCTATAGAATTCTTTTATTTTTTTCGTTATCTCGTCAGCTGTTTTATTGTCCTCGCGCAGAAAAATTCTCGCCTTGTCATAGCCTACTCCCAATTTCAGGCTTCCATACGAATACGTAGTTCCTGATTTTTTTATTATTCCGGCTTTCTCGCCCAAATTAAGAAGTTCAGCGCTCCTTGAAATTCCTTCATCGTACAAAAGGTCAAACTCGGCTTCCCTGAAAGGAGGCGCCACTTTATTTTTTACGACTTTCGCTTTTACCCTTCCGCCGATTATTTCATCACCTCTTTTTATCTGGGCTATTCTTCTCACGTCTATCCTCACGGAAGAATAAAATTTCAGCGCTTTTCCTCCCGGCGTGGTTTCCGGATTTCCGAACATCACTCCTATTTTCATTCTAATCTGATTTATAAAAATCACGATTGTTTTGGATTTTGCGGATATTGCCGTAAGTTTGCGAAGCGCCTGCGACATAAGTCTTGCCTGGAGACCCACGTGCGCGTCTCCCATCTCTCCTTCTATCTCTGCCCGCGGCGTTAAAGCGGCGACGGAATCTATCACGATTACATCGATTTTTCCGGAACGAACCAGGCTTTCTGTTATTTCAAGAGCCTGTTCTCCCGTGTCGGGCTGGGAGATAAGAAGATCGTCAACTTTTACGCCAAGTTTTTCCGCGTACACGGGATCCATCGCGTGCTCAGCGTCTATAAAAGAGCAGAGGCCTCCTTTTTTTTGAGCTTGAGCAAGAACATGGAGAGCCAGCGTGGTTTTACCCGAAGATTCCGGACCAAAAATTTCAATAACTCTGCCGCGCGGAAGCCCGCCAAGCCCCAAGGCAACGTCTAAAGAAAGAGAGCCCGTAGAGATAACGTCCACATCAACTCTTTTCGTGTCGCCAAGCTTCATTATCGCGCCTTCACCGTATTTGCTTTTAATCCCTTCTATCACGGAATTTATGTCCGCTCCCATTGTCTTGGGTTCTTTTTTCGCTTTTGCTGTAAATTTAGCCATTTTATAAATTATATTAAGCCTTTTAAATTAAAACTACTTCATTACCACTTCTATTTTTTGTTTATAAGTCCTTCCGAACCTGTCTTCGGCTTTAACTTCAATGATATTATATCCTTGCGCTAAAATCATGTCTTTTTCAAAATTTCCAAGGCTATCGGTCAAAACATGGCTTCCGTCTATATACAGTGCAGAAACATTTACAGAAACGCCTTTTATTTTTATAACCGGATTATTTACAGTTTCTCCGTTTTTAGGATAATCAAGGCTTATGCCGGGACCCTGTAAAAAATTTTTGGAACGTCCGTAAAGATAAAAAACAAACGCGAAAAATATAACAAAAACGAAAATTATTTTCGCAAAAAACGCCGCGTTCATCTTTATCGCTTTAAGCATCGTAATTTTCCGGAGGTAAGTCTAAAATCTCGCGCGGACGGGAACCGTCGGGAGGCCCGACAACTCCTCTCTCTTCCATCATATCAAGAAGGCGCGCGGCCCGGGAATAACCGACCCTTAATCTTCTTTGCAGCAGAGAGGTTGACGCTCTCTTTGACTGAATAATTATTTCTCTTGCCTGTTCGTAAAGTTCGTCTTCTTCGTCGTCGCCGGACCCTGGCGTCTCGTCAAAAATCGAGGATTGCTGCATTTCGCCGTTTCCCAAATTTATTTCCGACGAATCGAAATTTTCATATTCTCCCAAAAGATAATTGACTACTTTCTTTACCTCGCTTTCCGAAACAAAAGTTCCCTGTATGCGCCGCGGCTTTGCCGAATCGCCGGAAAGGTAGAGCATGTCTCCGTTTC is part of the Candidatus Paceibacterota bacterium genome and harbors:
- a CDS encoding single-stranded DNA-binding protein — encoded protein: MNLNKVFIIGNMTRDPELRTLPSGSAVASFGVATNRVWINKTGEKQQEVQFHNIVAFGKQAEIVAQYLKKGAMILVEGRLNTRNWEAQDGTKKTRTEIVMEKMQMGPRRDAEFSGNRSQENTSKNPGKTGNDTLDTIEYPDENGNPDDIPF
- a CDS encoding ribonuclease J, with product MEKTRTARKIFTRFPASKKAKDDGEGHIRIIPLGGMEEVGRNMMVFEYYNPSSPYHGEIVIVDMGLQFPEENMPGIDFIIPNSAYLETRKNKIMGAIITHGHYDHIGAVPYLAKKLGNPTIYAAPLTKAIILKRQEEFPDMQKLNVKEITKDTHLKLGVFEIEFFHVNHNIFDTVGVAIKTPLGTIVHTADFKFDNSPVGDKPADYAKMAQLSSEGVLLLMSDSTNAEQPGHSISEKTIQENLERIFEHSKGRIITATFASLLSRVQQIIHLAEKYGRKVALDGYSMKTNVAIAGELGYLKAKKSTFIDLKDFDNYPADKVVLVATGAQGEENASLMRIALREHKYVRLHEGDTVIFSSSIVPGNERSVQMLKDVIYKQGAEVFHYQMMDIHAGGHAKAEDLKMMINLMRPKFFIPIQGNYYLLKLHGNLAESVGIPKENIAIPENGQVVKLKEEKIELTEEKVPANYIMVDGLGVGDVKEVVLRDRQMLAQDGIFVIITAIDSREGKVKGSPDIISRGFVYLKESQELLKQVRYIVRKIVEESSNMHPINITFVKDQMKERIGKFLFQKTKRRPMVLPVVIEI
- the rpsR gene encoding 30S ribosomal protein S18; the encoded protein is MKNCHFCTNNVKKIDYKDAENLNKFLDHQAKIMPAKETGLCIKHQRRLAQAIKRSRMLGLLPFVRH
- the recA gene encoding recombinase RecA; protein product: MGADINSVIEGIKSKYGEGAIMKLGDTKRVDVDVISTGSLSLDVALGLGGLPRGRVIEIFGPESSGKTTLALHVLAQAQKKGGLCSFIDAEHAMDPVYAEKLGVKVDDLLISQPDTGEQALEITESLVRSGKIDVIVIDSVAALTPRAEIEGEMGDAHVGLQARLMSQALRKLTAISAKSKTIVIFINQIRMKIGVMFGNPETTPGGKALKFYSSVRIDVRRIAQIKRGDEIIGGRVKAKVVKNKVAPPFREAEFDLLYDEGISRSAELLNLGEKAGIIKKSGTTYSYGSLKLGVGYDKARIFLREDNKTADEITKKIKEFYSIEKGR
- a CDS encoding 30S ribosomal protein S6, which produces MEKETLSYEIGYMFKDSLEGEELLDFTEKIRSIITSNNSIVISEGKPKKQPLAYPIKNESDGVFNWIKFQTSPDSIKKIENELKKENMVLRFITTKSMKEEPVKASVTAFKKKMPELGEKPASAIIHIPESEAKKEEPSDNKIQEEELDKKIEELLGESEVQK
- the ychF gene encoding redox-regulated ATPase YchF produces the protein MRIGIVGLPNVGKSTLFEAMTKKQVDRQNYPFCTIDPNVGVVAVPDERVDLLEKLSGSAKKIYTVIEFVDIAGLVKGAAEGEGLGNKFLSHIRETDAIVFVLRAFLNDKIINTQNEINPTADKEILETELMLKDLETLEKHMQTLEKQKRAGNKDAIKEWGVSEKAKDALQKSQPLAEIALDKEEKKILGSLQLLSLKPKIFILNGKENEVPENIKKTFENSGWTYLILDILTEFESAGFSKEERKELELPESTIDKLIKKSYELLGLMTFLTTGEDETRAWTIKTGSTAPQAGRAIHSDFEEKFIRAEVINWKDLLDSGGYGAAREKGLLRTEGKNYIVKDGDVIEFKI
- a CDS encoding phosphomannomutase/phosphoglucomutase, with product MDINPKIFGAYDIRGAYPEEVNEDIFCLLGKTFAGFLSEKGDLSKKEIIIGRDTRTSSKPLAESFIKGVLGAGFDVLDIGVCTTPMFYFSVSEIKAEGGAMITASHIPAKYNGIKLVASCAAPIGGEEMKDYFYKNREEKAAEEGKRSEIKMSEKYMERLVSGFSAKRDLKVVVDASGGTAGLFLPDFVRKFGIRAEPIFFETDPDFKKHDPNPLKEESQAFAREKILETKADFGVIFDADGDRIIVLDENGENIRADAIGGIIAEQILKKGNLALFGITSSKAVEEYFMDSGIKIERCKVGHFYVEKEMREKNADFSSENSGHYYFKSFNFSDSAFLAFRFILEALDKNPGKKISELARPFLKYNYSGEINVPLKKDKNWEELKKELEEKYGEGRRNFIDGITVEYGDIDKGGWWFNLRPSKTEPILRLMIETNSEEILEEKRAEILKYLE
- a CDS encoding glucose-6-phosphate isomerase family protein, whose translation is MEDIREITKKLAENKTASVRLFGDMTPALREPSAAAGEKSEKIAYEMYRAAEPEKYEKETKEKNLRYDITIISPESFNAELSKTFGHYHKNRFTEITEAADGTAWYLLQKKGSSEKIIEEVYLAEVKEGEKIIYPVGFGHITINPNEKKLSTSNWVSVKAESDYSDYEKLHGGCYYVLRENGEIIFEKNPNYEKVPEIVKLRPKEIPEMGIVFDKPLVSYIENPQTLDFLSNIEKYKDILTIEKCFEKI